The following proteins are co-located in the Gammaproteobacteria bacterium genome:
- a CDS encoding N-acetylmuramoyl-L-alanine amidase codes for MKHFSSWWLFFWLMLFPVYESAAVNILGLQMQDKAGYSILVLDLDGSAGINLFPLDSPNRVVVDLTGVRISNPRQIHAMKSTFLRGVRAGFQSDGRLRIVLDVTRPLWPRSYFTGDGKKTRLTIELRDSAGVPIPPVKIQSKSASASRIQSFRRAEQKTVSSTEKNAHVTKIAADPLPVIPQAPEVEKVPDNAPEFSPDVYHQTPSPQGKVVEAANEHASVFSPAIKGREIVIAVDAGHGGKDPGAIGPGGTEEKKITLSIARRVAELIRRERGMRPVMTRNGDYFVALRERIQKAHDAKVDLFISIHADAVRDSSVTGASVYVLSEKGASSEAARFLAEKENSVDLVGGIHLEGRDSNLARTLLDMSQSATLNTSLSVAGKLLACMEKIGTLSRNSVERAGFLVLKSPDIPSVLVETAYLSNPNEEEMLGDSRYQQTIAQAIIKGIRAHFLRSPPAGTLLAKSMEVDSLEARRY; via the coding sequence ATGAAACATTTTTCTTCGTGGTGGTTGTTTTTTTGGTTAATGTTGTTTCCCGTTTATGAGAGCGCGGCAGTCAACATTCTTGGGCTGCAAATGCAGGATAAAGCAGGATATAGCATTCTGGTTCTTGATTTGGACGGATCGGCCGGAATTAATCTGTTTCCCTTGGATAGCCCAAATCGGGTGGTCGTGGATCTAACCGGGGTACGCATAAGTAATCCGCGTCAGATACATGCAATGAAAAGTACATTCTTACGCGGGGTACGTGCCGGCTTTCAATCAGATGGGCGGCTACGCATTGTTCTTGATGTGACTCGTCCACTCTGGCCACGTAGTTATTTTACTGGCGATGGTAAAAAAACGCGGTTAACCATAGAACTGCGCGACTCTGCGGGGGTTCCGATTCCTCCTGTAAAGATTCAGTCTAAATCAGCATCGGCCAGCCGCATACAGTCCTTCCGGCGGGCTGAACAAAAAACGGTTTCATCCACGGAGAAAAACGCGCACGTTACTAAAATTGCCGCTGACCCTTTACCAGTAATCCCTCAAGCTCCCGAAGTGGAAAAGGTGCCTGATAATGCACCAGAATTTTCACCAGATGTCTATCATCAAACACCTTCACCGCAAGGCAAGGTTGTGGAAGCAGCAAACGAGCACGCATCTGTTTTTTCTCCCGCAATCAAGGGAAGGGAAATTGTAATAGCGGTAGATGCAGGCCATGGCGGCAAGGATCCTGGCGCGATTGGGCCTGGGGGTACCGAGGAAAAAAAAATAACCTTATCGATTGCGCGACGGGTAGCGGAACTTATCCGCAGGGAACGCGGGATGCGTCCAGTAATGACCCGCAATGGCGATTATTTCGTAGCGTTACGCGAACGAATTCAGAAGGCTCATGACGCTAAGGTCGATCTATTTATCTCCATCCACGCTGACGCGGTTCGTGATTCTTCGGTTACTGGCGCCTCGGTTTACGTTCTTTCCGAGAAAGGAGCAAGCTCCGAAGCTGCACGATTTTTGGCCGAAAAAGAGAACTCTGTCGATCTGGTCGGAGGAATACATTTAGAAGGACGTGACAGCAATCTCGCCCGGACTTTGCTTGATATGTCCCAGAGCGCCACGTTGAACACCAGTCTGTCGGTAGCTGGAAAACTGCTTGCCTGCATGGAAAAAATAGGCACACTGAGTCGTAATTCCGTAGAACGCGCTGGTTTTCTGGTACTTAAATCGCCAGATATTCCTTCGGTATTGGTGGAAACTGCCTATCTTTCCAACCCCAATGAAGAAGAAATGCTTGGTGATTCACGTTATCAACAGACGATTGCTCAGGCGATCATCAAAGGAATTCGCGCTCATTTTCTTCGTAGTCCGCCTGCAGGTACTTTACTTGCCAAATCCATGGAGGTTGATTCCCTGGAAGCGCGACGTTATTAA
- a CDS encoding MSHA biogenesis protein MshM, with protein sequence MYMTHFGLREDPFGITPDTNFFIPTNAYQKAFNTLSIAVKSGAGFVKITGEVGTGKTLLCRNFLENLGPEYITAYIHNPYLEPNTLLLALADELKVPLADFKDNDQHQLLKLLTKGLSDITEQGRHVVLCIDEAQAMPLQSLEALRLLTNLETEKQKLLRVILFGQPELDEKLHKESVRQLLQRIIFQHQLMPLARDEIGHYLSHRLNVAGYQGGVLFLPDAVRALYRATLGIPRLINILAHKSLLLACTEGRRQVGKRIVLAAVIDTPAAKQPFLHSWATVISLSINHITLIAGGLLSILLIMLGVEWGWPLLPWIVLRTPAISITHSTKDQKDQPVVTASSVPRSLTEPTIIPAVTSAPPMQNVPVSIVSDPELPLSVPPPLSNISTIPVTSAQASSRVEIDPSKKNVDGGQKDPLKEKVAPTVASPKNFNELIDRTDWIHDQNQNYYTLIILNARRRLQTLQQFARDHENFPELRYFRLQRHGRELFVMIHGLYPNKLKARQAAKNIAEKWRDVKPRLRRIKQIQTQMNQDVDPARHLLLLNDNPNKNKPRHELTVTNKTTLLNQGTTSSIVPNQFNKSIDPARRAKEQYESALSLLRKGEINQAREGLKQTLVIDPSYHNARLALANLALERNDQSAAEKILQAGLQLDPQAANLAFPLARIIIEHGNPQDALTILRGAQSHAGENPDYHAFTGALEQRISNHQAAIDEYRQALRYHPNNATWLMGLGISLTAEQRHAEAIQVFRLALKNSTLSNESRAYIKQQLQLLEINNQPP encoded by the coding sequence ATGTACATGACTCATTTTGGTCTACGTGAGGATCCTTTCGGTATTACTCCAGATACCAATTTTTTTATTCCCACCAATGCCTATCAGAAGGCATTTAATACCCTGTCCATCGCGGTAAAAAGTGGTGCAGGTTTTGTTAAGATTACTGGAGAAGTGGGCACAGGAAAAACGCTATTATGTCGTAACTTTCTTGAAAATCTTGGACCTGAATATATTACCGCTTATATTCACAATCCTTATCTGGAGCCTAATACGCTTCTTTTGGCATTAGCCGATGAGTTAAAGGTACCATTAGCTGATTTCAAGGATAATGATCAACATCAGTTGCTTAAATTGCTCACTAAAGGATTATCCGACATCACCGAGCAGGGCAGGCATGTAGTATTGTGTATTGATGAGGCCCAAGCAATGCCGCTTCAAAGCCTGGAAGCGCTGCGATTACTCACTAATCTTGAAACAGAAAAACAAAAGCTCCTGCGCGTAATACTATTTGGGCAGCCGGAATTAGACGAAAAATTACACAAAGAATCAGTACGCCAATTATTGCAACGCATTATTTTTCAGCATCAATTAATGCCGCTGGCGCGTGATGAAATTGGACATTATCTTTCCCACCGTCTAAATGTTGCTGGTTATCAGGGAGGGGTATTATTCTTACCGGACGCGGTACGCGCATTATACCGCGCTACTTTGGGTATCCCACGATTAATCAATATACTGGCGCACAAATCATTGTTGCTGGCCTGCACCGAAGGCCGTCGCCAAGTAGGAAAGCGTATTGTGCTGGCGGCAGTTATTGATACCCCGGCGGCGAAGCAACCATTTCTGCATTCGTGGGCAACCGTTATTTCATTATCCATTAATCACATTACTTTGATTGCAGGTGGTTTACTATCAATATTACTAATCATGCTTGGCGTGGAATGGGGGTGGCCATTATTACCATGGATAGTTTTAAGGACACCTGCCATTTCAATCACGCATTCCACAAAGGATCAGAAGGATCAGCCCGTGGTAACGGCTTCGTCTGTACCACGTTCTTTAACGGAGCCAACCATTATTCCTGCGGTTACCAGCGCGCCACCTATGCAAAACGTACCCGTTTCAATAGTTTCTGATCCAGAATTACCCTTATCCGTTCCTCCGCCATTATCAAATATTTCTACTATCCCCGTTACGTCAGCGCAGGCTTCTTCCCGGGTAGAAATCGATCCATCGAAAAAAAATGTGGATGGCGGCCAAAAAGATCCTCTCAAGGAAAAAGTCGCACCAACGGTTGCAAGTCCAAAAAATTTTAATGAATTAATCGACCGTACTGACTGGATACATGACCAAAACCAAAATTACTATACGCTTATAATTCTAAACGCGCGGCGCAGATTACAAACATTACAACAGTTTGCCCGTGACCATGAAAATTTTCCTGAATTGAGATATTTTCGTCTTCAACGACATGGTCGTGAGTTATTTGTCATGATCCACGGATTGTATCCCAATAAACTTAAAGCACGACAGGCGGCAAAAAATATTGCAGAAAAATGGCGTGACGTGAAGCCACGGCTTAGGCGCATTAAACAAATTCAGACACAGATGAATCAGGATGTTGATCCAGCGCGACATTTGTTGTTACTTAATGATAATCCAAATAAAAATAAGCCACGTCACGAACTGACAGTTACTAACAAAACTACGCTACTGAATCAAGGCACAACTTCCAGCATCGTTCCAAATCAATTTAATAAATCAATAGATCCCGCACGCCGCGCTAAGGAACAATACGAATCCGCCTTATCTTTATTACGCAAGGGAGAAATTAACCAGGCCCGCGAAGGTCTGAAACAGACGTTGGTGATCGATCCGAGTTATCACAACGCTCGACTTGCGCTCGCCAATCTTGCTCTGGAGCGCAATGATCAATCAGCGGCAGAAAAAATTTTACAAGCAGGATTACAACTTGATCCACAAGCCGCTAATTTGGCCTTTCCTTTGGCACGCATTATTATTGAACATGGAAATCCACAAGATGCTCTTACCATTTTACGTGGCGCACAGTCTCATGCGGGAGAAAATCCCGACTACCATGCCTTTACTGGCGCGTTGGAACAACGTATCAGCAATCATCAGGCTGCCATTGACGAATATCGTCAGGCGCTACGTTACCATCCCAATAACGCTACTTGGCTAATGGGACTTGGAATTTCGCTTACCGCTGAACAGCGCCACGCTGAGGCTATTCAGGTTTTTCGCTTGGCTCTAAAAAATTCCACCCTAAGTAATGAATCACGCGCTTACATTAAACAACAATTACAACTGTTGGAAATTAACAATCAACCACCTTAA